In Tenacibaculum sp. 190524A02b, the genomic stretch AATATTATAGATAGTTTTATTAATTCAACTAGCACGTTAAGCGACTTAGCTGAACGATGGATTCCTGATTTTAATGGATACGCCACTTACCTACCCTCTAGCTCTAAAGGTGAAAAATCATTAAAAAACATTAATTATTTAAAAGGTAATTTATTTGGACATGAAGGGACTTTATGTGAACTTGAAAATGAAAACTACCTACATGATGCCGAGTATTATTTCTTAGAAAAATACAACGAATACTATAATTTAGATGAGCATTCTTTAGAAGAAGCTTGCATGCACTTACAAGAAGAAATTATTGCTATTGAAGATAAACTAATAGATAGTGTTCGTTTTTCAAATGATTTTATTTCTTGTATAAATTCGCTAAACAAAATTTTAGTTAACACAGAAGATCATATAGAAAAAACAACGTTTGAAATTACCAAACTACATAAGTGGCGTACAGTTTTAAACGAATTAAAAGCTGCTTATAAAGAAACTAGTTTTATTGATAAAGTAGCCAAAGTTTTCACTTCTGAATCAACATCAGAAAACACTGCTCATTTATTTAAAACAGATGCTGAAATACTTAATAACAAAGAAACTTTGTTCTCTTTCATAAAGCAACAATTAGCTAATATTAATCTTTTACTGCAAGCCAATTTAAAACTAAAAAACTGGAAGCAAGAAAATAGTATTAAAGGTTATCCTTTTGTTTCTGAAGAACAAATGTGGAATTATGAATATGAAAAAATGCAAAATAATGACAAATCACATCGTTTCTTTTTTGATGAGATAGACGTTACCCTTAGGCATGAAGCATTTTTATTAGCTATTCACTACTGGGAGGCTAGATGGATTTTAGCTACGTTTGATGCTTTAGAAAGTGATGTTGAAAAAGGTACAGGCGAAAAACCTATTGGTGCTAAATGGAAAAGAAGAGCTATGTTAACTCCATGTTTTGTAGGCACTTTTTATACGGTACCCTCTCACTTTGTATATAGCCAATTTCAGGGCGAAAGCGAACAAGGAAAACCTATTTTTGAATATTTACCTCTTTATAATTTTATTGATTTATTAATTATTGATGAAGCTGGACAGGTTACTCCTGAAGTAAGTATTCCTTTATTTGCTTTAGCTCAAAAAGCGTTTGTGGTAGGTGATTTAAAACAAATTGAACCAATTTGGTCAATTCCTCCTAAAATTGATATGGGAAACTTAACAGTGTTAGATATTATTGAAGAACCTGATGAATATGATTATTTAAGTAATCTAGGTTTTCTAGCTTCTAGTGGAAGCATTATGCGAATGACTCAAAATGCTTGTGAATATGAAACTACAATAAATGAAACTACAGAAAGTGGACTTATTTTGTTAGAACATCGTAGATGTAATGATGAAATAATTGGTTTTTGTAATGAACTGGCTTACGGAGGAATTTTAAAACCTATGAAAGGAAAAGCTTCTGAAGATCAAATATTCCCTTCAATGCTTGCTTATCATATTGAAGGAGTTAGTGAACGAAAGTATAATAGTAGATGTAATTTAAATGAAGTAAAAGCCATTATTTTATGGTTACAACAAAATAAAGAGGCTATTCAGAAAAATTATAATGTAACCTCTGTAGAAGAAATCTTAGGAATTATTACTCCTTTTGCCAGTCAAAAATCTGAATTAGCAAAAGCACTAACTGATGCTGGTTTTAAAGTTAATGACATCAAGCTAGGAACTGTTCATGCCTTACAAGGTGCCGAACGAAATATTATTTTATTTAGTTCTGTATACAGTAAACAAGATGAAGGCACGTTGTTTTTTGATAGAGACAATAAACCAAATATGCTTAATGTAGCAGTTTCACGCGCTAAAGACAGTTTTATATTGTTTGGAGATACTAGAGTATTTGATGAAACTCAAAACACACCTTCAGGTTTACTTAAAAAGCATTTAAACATTCAAACAATGATGAATTAATTTGTTGCACTAATAGTAACTTTTGCTTAGAAGTTTGATATATGTGGCATCTATTAAAGTTTTGCTGCAGTTTATTAAATGCAACGGACAGACACTACGGTTAAGTATAAACATATAGTTACAATAAACATAACTATAGATTAAAAAAAAAAAAAAACACATAAAAAAACGCTTGAAACCACAGTTTCAAACGTTTTTTAATATTGTAAAGAATAAGAATATTACTTTTTATACTCAGTAATAGTCTTCTTAATTATATTAATACAATCTCTTAATTGCTCTTCATTCATTACTAAAGGAGGTGCAAAACGAATAATATTTCCATGTGTAGGCTTAGCTAGTAATCCATTATCTCGTAGCTTCATACAAATGTTCCAAGCCGTGTCGCTATCTTCAGTATCATTGATTACTACTGCATTTAACAACCCTTTACCACGAACTAAAGTCACTAAATCATTTTCTTCGGCAAATGTCCCTAATTCTTCACGGAAAATTTTACCTAAGCGCTCAGCATTCTCAGCTAACTTTTCTTCTTTTACCACTTCTAAAGCAGCAATAGCTACAGCAGCAGCTACTGGATTTCCACCAAAAGTAGATCCATGATTACCAGGCTTAATAACATTCATAATAGCATCATTCGCTAATACAGCAGAAACAGGATACGCTCCACCACTTAATGCTTTACCTAAAATTAAAATATCTGGCTGTACTTCTTCATGATTTACTGCTAATAATCTACCAGTACGTGCTATTCCTGTTTGAACTTCATCTGCAATAAACAATACATTATGCTTTTCACACAATGCTTTTGCAGCAGCTAAATACCCCTCAGAAGGTACATATACACCAGCCTCACCTTGAATAGGTTCAGCCATAAAACCAGCTACATTTTTATTATTCTCTAATGCTTCTTCTAAAGCCTTTAAATTATCGTATTCAATTTTGATAAATCCATTAGTAAACGGCCCAAAATTTTTACGTGCTACTGGATCATTTGAAAATGATATAATTGTAGTTGTTCTTCCATGAAAATTGTTTTTACAAACAATTATCTGCGCTTCATTTTCTTCAATTCCTTTAACTTCATAAGCCCATTTTCTACAAAGCTTTAAAGCAGTTTCTACCGCTTCAGCTCCAGTGTTCATTGGTAATAACTTATCAAATCCAAAATATTCTGTAGCGTATTTTTCATACTGACCTAACATGTCATTATAAAAAGCACGAGATGTTAATGTTAAGGTTTGAGCTTGATTCACCATTGCTCCAACAATTTTTGGATGGCAGTGTCCTTGGTTTACAGCAGAGTAAGCCGAAAGAAAATCATAATACTTCTTACCTTCTACATCCCATACATAAACACCTTCTCCTTTACTTAATACTACAGGTAACGGGTGATAATTATGAGCTCCATACTTGTTCTCTAAATCGATTGCTTGCTGTGAAGTTAACTTTTCTAAAACAGCCATTCTTTAATTTTTTAAAAATTTATTAAATAACCATTCCTACTATACCTTTATTTTCTCGAAGAACTCGAAAAAGCAGCGTGGGAGAGAAATCATCCCTTAAGAGGTGTGCAAATTACTAAATATTGGCTGTTTAATAAAATATATTTTTTGTAAAAAAAATCAAACAAATATTATTCAACTCTTTTTATTTTAATAAATTAGTATTATTAAGTTTTATTTTTTAAAACCTAACCTCTTGATTTTTTATAACACTTTTTATAAAAAAATATAAACAGTGACTTTTCTACTTTATAGTGTCAAAATAAATAACTAAAAAATCAAAAATCAAAATGAAACAAATTCTAGAAACTTACAACAATGTTACAGGAACTTTAGGAGCTCCTATTGGTGCTTTAATTATTCTTATTATAGGATGGTTTATAGCTGGTTTAGTAAAAAAACTTATCTCTAACTTATTTCACAAAAGTGGACTTAATAAAACATTTAGTAATAGTAAGGTAGATATTGGGAAACTAGTAGCTAAACTTGTCTATTTTTTACTAATGATATTTGTATTTACACTTGCATTAGATAAACTAGGAATGACTAGCGTTTTAGAACCAGCAAAAAACTTACTAAATGGCTTTACTGATTTTATACCAAATATTATTGGTGCTGGATTAGTGGGATATATTGGCTATATGCTAGCAACCATAGTTTCAGAACTAGTAGGAATGTCTGGTGAAGTAATTCAAAAGTTTGCTCCAAAACTTAATCTTCCCGAAAATATTAACCTTGTTGATATTTTAAAAAAGGTAGTTTTTATTTTTATATTTATTCCTCTTTTAATCTCTTCCTTAAATATTTTAAATATACATTCAGTTTCAGATCCAGCCACTGCTATGCTTCAATCTTTTTTTAATGCCATTCCAAAAGTATTAGTAGCTTCTTTAATATTAATCGTATTTGTTGTAGGTGGTAAATTTCTTAGCAACCTTTTAAAAGAGTTATTAGATAGTTTAAATTTAAATCAAGTACTACAAAAAGCAGGATTAAACTCTTTATTTGGTACTACCAATACTGAGAAGTTAATAGCTAATATTGTTTATGCCTTTATTATTTTATTTGGAATTATCACTGCTATAGATAAATTAGAATTCCATAAACTATCAGAAATCATACATACAGTAGTAGCATTAGGCGGTAATATTTTATTTGGACTTATTATTCTTGCAATAGGAAATTGGATAGCTAATCTTGCAGCAACTAACTTTACAAAAACTGATGATAACCCTTTTGTAGCTAATGTTATTAAAATAGCCATTATTGCTATATTTTTAGCTATTGGATTACGAAAAATGGGAATTGCAGATGATATTATCAACTTAGCTTTTGGAATTACTTTAGGAGCTATTGCTTTAACTATTGTCTTATCTTTTGGATTAGGAGGAAAAGAAGCAGCTGGTAAACAAATGGAAAAAATTATAGATAAATTTAATAAGAAATAAAAAAAATCTACAATCTTTTACAAAAGCATCTCTATTGAGGTGCTTTTTTAGTAGGACTTTTCCTAATTTTGCAATTCCTAAAATTTTATAAGAAATGCCAAGAAGAGAACGCAATAAATTTGTCAAAAGAGGTCAGATTCTAGAAATTTTAATTGAAGATTATGCCTTTGGAGGTAAAGGTATTGGTAGAATTCGTTCAGAACTGGGTGAATTTGTTGTTTTTGTACCAAACACCCTTCCTGGACAGCTTGTAAAAGCTAGAGTAGATAAATCTAAAAGAACGTATGCTGAATGTAAACTTTTAGATGTTATAGAAACTTCTAAAGATGAAATAATTTCTTCATATCAAGAAATCCCTGGAGCTCCTTATATTAAACTTCCTATAGAAAAGCAACATGAGTATAAATATGATAGTACCATGTCTTTGTTTAAGAAAATTGGAAAAATAGACCAAATTGAAGATTATTTTGATGAATTTGTTTCTTCTCCAAACTCATTTCATTATAGAAATAAAATGGAATATAGTTTTTCTGCTATTGGGTACGATAATGAAAAGAAAACAGATATAGATGAATTTACACTAGGTTTTAAAAGAAGAGGTACTTGGTGGATTGGTGAAAACTTGAATAAAGATAGTGGACTTTTTGATGCCGAGTTCGAAAACAATTTATATAAAATAAGAGACTATTGTAAAGAAACAGACTTAAGCCCTTGGCACGCTCCTAAAAAAGAAGGTTTTTTCAGGTATTTTGTCGTAAGAAAATCATACAAAACCAACGAGTTACTATTTAATCTAGTAACTACTTCTTATGATTTACCTCAATTTGATTTGAATCAGTTTTCAAATTTTTTAGTTAGTTTATTTGGTGACAGAGTCGCTGGACTATTACATACAATTAATGATGAAACTGGTGATAGAACTATTGCTACATCAGGCTCCATTAATTTAGTATATGGTAAAGATAAAATTGTAGAAGAGCTTTTAAACTTAAATTTTGAAATTAGTATGAAAAGCTTTTTTCAAACCAACCCTAAATCTGCTGAAAAATTATACACTAAAGTGGTAGATTATGCGCTTGAAAAAAAGGAAGCTATTGATAATACAGTGGTAATGGATTTGTTTTGTGGTACAGGAACTATTGGACAAATAATAGCCTCGAAAGCCAATAATACTAAAATCATAGGAGTAGATATTGTCTCTTCCGCTATAAAAGATGCTAAGAAAAATGCCAAACGCAATAATATTGAAGGCGTAGAATTTTACGCTGCTGATGTAGGTAAATTTTTATTAGAACATCCTCAATACAGAAATAAAATAAGAACTATTATTCTAGACCCTGCTAGAGCTGGTATAGCTCCAAAAACCCTTAAAAAAATCATAAATTTAAATGCAGATAGAATGGTTTATGTATCTTGTAACCCTGCTACTCAAGCTAGAGATACTGAAACACTATCAAATGCTGGTTATAAAATCAAAAAAATTAGTTTAGTAGATCAGTTTCCACATACATCACACATAGAAACTGTAGTTTTATTTGAAAAATAATAGTAATGAAAAAATATTTCTTTATAATTTCAGCACTTGGCTTTATCTTTCTTTCTTCTTGTGAAAAAGATGATTTCTGCGTGCAAACACCTATTACACCTAGTTTAATATTACGCTTCTATGATAAAAGTGATGCTACAAAATTAAAAAGTGTACAACGTTTTTCAATTGTAGCTGCAAGTAAAGGAACAGATAGTTTATTTACTGGTCAAAATACAGACTCTATAGCTATTCCTTTAAATGGATTAGCTAATAAGACGGTATATACCTTAAAAATGAATGATATAAATAACCTAGCTGTAGATAACAAAACAGCCACATTAACTATTGATTATTCTGTTGAAGAAGAATACATATCTAGGTCTTGTGGATACCGCTTTATTTTTAAAGATATAAAAATCTCTAGCTCAAGTCCTTCTTGGATAGATAGATTATCTACAAACGAAGTCTCTATAGTCAACCTACAAAACAAAGCGCATGTACAAGTATTTCATTAGTATTTGTTTACTTTTAATCAGCTTAAATACTTTTGGTCAAAAAGCAAAAAGTAAAACTATTAAAAAGGATACAATAACCTACAAAACAGGATATGGAATTAGAGTTGGAATAGATTTAAGTAAACCTACTCTTTCTTTTATTGAAAAATCATATAGGGGGCTAGAAATTATTGGTGATTATAGAATTGCCAAAAACTGGTATATTGCTTCCGAGCTTGGTTACGAAAAAGAAACATCTGTTGAAGATTTCACTACCTCTACAGCTACAGGATCTTATATTAGAATAGGTGCAAATTTTAATGCTTATAAAAATTGGTTAGATATGAATAATGAGATTTTTATAGGTGGTCGTTACGGCTTAGCCATTTTTGATCACTCTTTAGATAGTTATACACCTAATGTAACTACAGGAGTAAATAATACACCTCCATATTTCCCTACCACAGAAATAAATGAACCTAGAACTGAAACAGGTTTAAACGCTCATTGGGCAGAAATACAATTAGGGATTAAAGTGGAAACCTTTAAAAATTTATTTTTAGGTGCTAGTTTTGCTTATAAAATTGGTATTAACATACAAGATCAAACTAATTTTAAAACACTTTACGTTCCTGGATTTAATAGAGTTTTTGAAAATGGTACTGGATTTGGGTTTAACTATACAATTTCTTACTTAATTCCTTTTGTTAATAAGTAATTTAGTTGCTTACGCTTGATTTCACTACCTTTACTGCGTAAAAAATAAAACTTATTAACAATGAATAGAATTCCAAGCGTAAATTTACAAGACTTTTTATCTAACGATGAAACACGTAAACAAAAATTCATCAATGAAATAGGGAACGCTTACGAAAACATAGGTTTTGTTGCTTTAAAAGGACACTTCTTAGATGATCAATTAGTTGAAGACTTATATACAGAAATTAAAAACTTTTTCAATCTACCTCTTGAGGTAAAACAAAAATATGAGATTCCGGGTATTGGAGGCCAAAGAGGCTATGTTTCATTTGGAAAAGAATCTGCAAAAGGAAAAAAAGAAGGAGATTTAAAAGAGTTTTGGCATTTTGGACAATATGTAGATAACAATCCTGTATTAGAAGCTGAATACCCTGCTAATGTTGAGGTTACTGAATTACCTAAATTTAATGAAGTAGGAAAAAAAACCTATCAAATGTTAGAAAAAACAGCTCAATATGTATTGCGTTCACTAGCTTTACATTTAGGTTTAGAGGAAACATATTTTGATAAGTATATTAAAAATGGTAATAGTATTTTACGTCCTATCCACTACCCTCCAATTACTGAAGAACCTAAAGGAGCTGTAAGAGCTGCCGCTCATGGAGACATTAATTTAATCACTTTACTAATGGGATCACACGGAAAAGGCTTACAAGTACAAAATCATAAAGGTGAATGGATTGACGCTATTGCTCAACCAGATGAATTAATGATTAATGTAGGCGATATGCTTTCTCGTCATAGTAATAATAAATTAAAATCAACAATACACCGTGTTGTAAACCCTCCAAAAGAATCTTGGGGAACTTCTCGTTTTTCAATCCCTTTCTTTATGCATCCTATTTCAGAAATGAAATTAGATGTTTTAGAAAACTGTATAGATGAAAATAACCCGAAGCAATTTGAAGATATTACTGCTGGTGAATTCTTAAATGAGCGTTTACGTGAATTGGGATTAATAAAATAAAATGGACTTACAAGATCAATTAAAAAATCTTTTTCCTGACCATAAATTTGAGGAAAAACCTGTAGAACAAAAGCCTGATATTTGGTTACAAGATGAGCCTATTCTTTGTAAATATGAAAAAAGAAAAGGAAAACCAGTTACAATTATTGATGGCTATAATGGAGCTACTAGTGACTTTAAAAAGTTAGCGAAAGAAATAAAAACTCAATTAAGTGTTGGAGGTTCCTTTAAGGATGACACCATTATTATTCAAGGAGATTATAGAGACAAAATAATGGAAATACTAAAAAATAAAGGCTTCAAAGTAAAAAGAGTTGGAGGCTAAAAAATGTTAAATGCTAAGAAAAAGTTTCTTAGCATTTTTCTTTTTAATTTTTTTGTTTTAATATTACAACGTGTTAAAAACTAAAACATTAATACTAACTAATAAAAAATAACGTTTATTGTTTAGACACTATTAAGAAATTTTCAAATTACCCCCTATTATTATGGCTTCTATACTACACATTACAAACGGAGACAGTACTACAGAAATTTTACGAAGATTAAACATCAATGAACCTATAAT encodes the following:
- a CDS encoding isopenicillin N synthase family dioxygenase, with amino-acid sequence MNRIPSVNLQDFLSNDETRKQKFINEIGNAYENIGFVALKGHFLDDQLVEDLYTEIKNFFNLPLEVKQKYEIPGIGGQRGYVSFGKESAKGKKEGDLKEFWHFGQYVDNNPVLEAEYPANVEVTELPKFNEVGKKTYQMLEKTAQYVLRSLALHLGLEETYFDKYIKNGNSILRPIHYPPITEEPKGAVRAAAHGDINLITLLMGSHGKGLQVQNHKGEWIDAIAQPDELMINVGDMLSRHSNNKLKSTIHRVVNPPKESWGTSRFSIPFFMHPISEMKLDVLENCIDENNPKQFEDITAGEFLNERLRELGLIK
- the rocD gene encoding ornithine--oxo-acid transaminase translates to MAVLEKLTSQQAIDLENKYGAHNYHPLPVVLSKGEGVYVWDVEGKKYYDFLSAYSAVNQGHCHPKIVGAMVNQAQTLTLTSRAFYNDMLGQYEKYATEYFGFDKLLPMNTGAEAVETALKLCRKWAYEVKGIEENEAQIIVCKNNFHGRTTTIISFSNDPVARKNFGPFTNGFIKIEYDNLKALEEALENNKNVAGFMAEPIQGEAGVYVPSEGYLAAAKALCEKHNVLFIADEVQTGIARTGRLLAVNHEEVQPDILILGKALSGGAYPVSAVLANDAIMNVIKPGNHGSTFGGNPVAAAVAIAALEVVKEEKLAENAERLGKIFREELGTFAEENDLVTLVRGKGLLNAVVINDTEDSDTAWNICMKLRDNGLLAKPTHGNIIRFAPPLVMNEEQLRDCINIIKKTITEYKK
- a CDS encoding mechanosensitive ion channel, whose product is MKQILETYNNVTGTLGAPIGALIILIIGWFIAGLVKKLISNLFHKSGLNKTFSNSKVDIGKLVAKLVYFLLMIFVFTLALDKLGMTSVLEPAKNLLNGFTDFIPNIIGAGLVGYIGYMLATIVSELVGMSGEVIQKFAPKLNLPENINLVDILKKVVFIFIFIPLLISSLNILNIHSVSDPATAMLQSFFNAIPKVLVASLILIVFVVGGKFLSNLLKELLDSLNLNQVLQKAGLNSLFGTTNTEKLIANIVYAFIILFGIITAIDKLEFHKLSEIIHTVVALGGNILFGLIILAIGNWIANLAATNFTKTDDNPFVANVIKIAIIAIFLAIGLRKMGIADDIINLAFGITLGAIALTIVLSFGLGGKEAAGKQMEKIIDKFNKK
- the rlmD gene encoding 23S rRNA (uracil(1939)-C(5))-methyltransferase RlmD, with product MPRRERNKFVKRGQILEILIEDYAFGGKGIGRIRSELGEFVVFVPNTLPGQLVKARVDKSKRTYAECKLLDVIETSKDEIISSYQEIPGAPYIKLPIEKQHEYKYDSTMSLFKKIGKIDQIEDYFDEFVSSPNSFHYRNKMEYSFSAIGYDNEKKTDIDEFTLGFKRRGTWWIGENLNKDSGLFDAEFENNLYKIRDYCKETDLSPWHAPKKEGFFRYFVVRKSYKTNELLFNLVTTSYDLPQFDLNQFSNFLVSLFGDRVAGLLHTINDETGDRTIATSGSINLVYGKDKIVEELLNLNFEISMKSFFQTNPKSAEKLYTKVVDYALEKKEAIDNTVVMDLFCGTGTIGQIIASKANNTKIIGVDIVSSAIKDAKKNAKRNNIEGVEFYAADVGKFLLEHPQYRNKIRTIILDPARAGIAPKTLKKIINLNADRMVYVSCNPATQARDTETLSNAGYKIKKISLVDQFPHTSHIETVVLFEK
- a CDS encoding DEAD/DEAH box helicase, translated to MNNENNWLHYYKNSLFDSENLAIDISRIKNIYYQNSSDLSSPNLSSKQTTELVDLEEKRINRLRGITKKDNANWFEITDTEILIAPFYLEYQTDNPKYKKRIYPFWIKARVDREGQLTTPKELFPLIVRNYLAPIADVKNDFIFSSIDAVTSARDIEVPTVEHEDETIGWDAYWNYVSEVFYEITLKNLYNYKTEKYKTNYSLTYFSVSSKIATAKSILFIYENLLDTPEDLPLLSKLITPEDRFRKPPVTDEGFLFYNHLHLGQMSNQFPLSISQRKTLLSYLTSEENPVMAVNGPPGTGKTTLLQSLVATEVVKAAINGEDAPVIVACSNNNQAVTNIIDSFINSTSTLSDLAERWIPDFNGYATYLPSSSKGEKSLKNINYLKGNLFGHEGTLCELENENYLHDAEYYFLEKYNEYYNLDEHSLEEACMHLQEEIIAIEDKLIDSVRFSNDFISCINSLNKILVNTEDHIEKTTFEITKLHKWRTVLNELKAAYKETSFIDKVAKVFTSESTSENTAHLFKTDAEILNNKETLFSFIKQQLANINLLLQANLKLKNWKQENSIKGYPFVSEEQMWNYEYEKMQNNDKSHRFFFDEIDVTLRHEAFLLAIHYWEARWILATFDALESDVEKGTGEKPIGAKWKRRAMLTPCFVGTFYTVPSHFVYSQFQGESEQGKPIFEYLPLYNFIDLLIIDEAGQVTPEVSIPLFALAQKAFVVGDLKQIEPIWSIPPKIDMGNLTVLDIIEEPDEYDYLSNLGFLASSGSIMRMTQNACEYETTINETTESGLILLEHRRCNDEIIGFCNELAYGGILKPMKGKASEDQIFPSMLAYHIEGVSERKYNSRCNLNEVKAIILWLQQNKEAIQKNYNVTSVEEILGIITPFASQKSELAKALTDAGFKVNDIKLGTVHALQGAERNIILFSSVYSKQDEGTLFFDRDNKPNMLNVAVSRAKDSFILFGDTRVFDETQNTPSGLLKKHLNIQTMMN
- a CDS encoding DUF6452 family protein, with the protein product MKKYFFIISALGFIFLSSCEKDDFCVQTPITPSLILRFYDKSDATKLKSVQRFSIVAASKGTDSLFTGQNTDSIAIPLNGLANKTVYTLKMNDINNLAVDNKTATLTIDYSVEEEYISRSCGYRFIFKDIKISSSSPSWIDRLSTNEVSIVNLQNKAHVQVFH
- a CDS encoding translation initiation factor, with protein sequence MDLQDQLKNLFPDHKFEEKPVEQKPDIWLQDEPILCKYEKRKGKPVTIIDGYNGATSDFKKLAKEIKTQLSVGGSFKDDTIIIQGDYRDKIMEILKNKGFKVKRVGG
- a CDS encoding DUF6048 family protein, which encodes MYKYFISICLLLISLNTFGQKAKSKTIKKDTITYKTGYGIRVGIDLSKPTLSFIEKSYRGLEIIGDYRIAKNWYIASELGYEKETSVEDFTTSTATGSYIRIGANFNAYKNWLDMNNEIFIGGRYGLAIFDHSLDSYTPNVTTGVNNTPPYFPTTEINEPRTETGLNAHWAEIQLGIKVETFKNLFLGASFAYKIGINIQDQTNFKTLYVPGFNRVFENGTGFGFNYTISYLIPFVNK